The following proteins are encoded in a genomic region of Toxotes jaculatrix isolate fToxJac2 chromosome 3, fToxJac2.pri, whole genome shotgun sequence:
- the LOC121179414 gene encoding dnaJ homolog subfamily C member 16-like translates to MTVRGTSRNPGTYPVLLAIFLLILSVQSVKAASDYDPYKILGVSRSASQAEIKRAYKNLAREWHPDKNKDPNAEDMFIKISKSYEILSNEERRSNFDRYGQMDENQPFGQSQHHGFRSFHNSFYFDESFFHFPRSRDFADSKYLLHHAQFNSEVLPDSQKRPYLIKVTSEWCFACIHIEPVWKETVQELEPLGVGIGIVDLGYERRLASQLGAHRAPSIIGLVNGRVTFFHQAVVREHLRQFIEDLLPNKLVEKITDNNYLSFLDNWHVENKPSVLLFDQVPVVPLLYKLTAFTFRDYVRFGYVDQGDTHCNRLLRQFNINTYAPTMLLFKEDTEKPVDIIQARGMKRQIMDEFVSNNKFLQVPRLVNQQLFDELCPVKQFHRRRKYCVLLITGEDQAFLPGNKAFLDFASANKKEVLRFAYVYQRQQQPLCQALLHNQVSLSPQVVILERRSQAGKVLYRSVSGGWNGSEEDKSRLQEQLELLQKDPTYLSSDATLPELNNEMAPIFIVQWMNAAYDYILQVYDDLLYSNWREMMPILSLIFSALFILFGTVIIQAFSEPGENKPRKPMPREQPQAEDNASSRASTSSRPPKKDFVEVTELTDITYTSNLVKLRPGQINVVLVLTNASKNALLRKFAKEVFSFSGTQTLHFSFLNADKHSNWMPSLLLSASDAAESKGRSDEDEEPTDYAGYVLALNGYKKYFCLFRPVFTGEDPHDSSSETSFSSDSRRKSRSRSRSSSHSRSRSHSREDGAVPKRGSSRATSIEVHHKLDRLGLWMERLMEGTLPRLHVPGWPSLDETASHTDS, encoded by the exons ATGACGGTCAGGGGAACCAGCCGAAATCCCGGGACATATCCGGTCTTACTCGCCATCTTTCTGCTAATTTTGAGTGTACAGTCGGTGAAAGCGGCCTCTGATTATGACCCTTACAAAATCCTGGGTGTCAGCAGGAGTGCCAGTCAAGCAGAAATCAAAAGGGCGTACAAGAACCTGGCCAGAGAATG gcaTCCAGACAAGAATAAGGACCCAAATGCTGAGGACATGTTCATAAAGATTTCTAAGTCGTATGAG ATTTTGTCTAATGAAGAGCGAAGGTCCAACTTTGACCGTTATGGGCAGATGGATGAAAACCAGCCCTTTGGCCAGTCACAACATCACGGTTTCCGAAGCTTCCACAACAGCTTCTACTTTGATGagtcttttttccatttccccAG GTCCAGGGACTTTGCAGACAGCAAGTACCTGCTTCACCATGCGCAGTTTAACAGTGAAGTCCTTCCAGATAGCCAAAAGAGGCCCTACCTAATCAAAGTGACCTCTGAGTGGTGCTTTGCTTGCATCCACATTGAGCCTGTGTGGAAGGAGACGGTGCAGGAACTGGAGCCATTGG GTGTGGGCATCGGCATTGTGGACCTGGGTTATGAGCGTCGCCTGGCCAGCCAGCTGGGAGCTCACCGTGCTCCCTCCATCATCGGGCTGGTGAATGGCAGGGTGACCTTCTTCCATCAAGCTGTAGTACGGGAACACCTGCGACAGTTCATTGAAGACCTGCTGCCCAACAAACTGGTAGAAAAG ATCACAGATAACAACTACCTGTCTTTCCTGGACAACTGGCATGTGGAAAATAAACCCAGTGTTCTCTTGTTTGACCAAGTCCCAGTTGTTCCCCTGCTCTACAAA TTAACAGCATTCACCTTCAGAGACTATGTGCGGTTCGGCTATGTGGACCAGGGCGACACACACTGCAATCGGCTCCTACGCCAGttcaacataaacacatacgCCCCCACCATGCTGCTGTTTaaggaggacacagagaagCCTGTTGACATTATCCAG gcCAGAGGGATGAAGCGACAGATCATGGATGAGTTTGTCTCCAACAACAAGTTCCTGCAGGTGCCACGGCTCGTCAATCAGCAACTTTTTGATGAGCTGTGTCCTGTCAAGCAGTTCCACCGACGGAGGAA GTACTGTGTGCTGCTGATCACAGGGGAGGACCAAGCCTTTCTTCCTGGCAATAAGGCTTTCCTGGACTTTGCCTCAGCTAACAAAAAAGAGGTGCTGCGCTTCGCATACGTCTACCAGCGTCAGCAGCAGCCACTCTGTCAGGCACTGCTCCACAATCAGGTCTCACTCTCACCTCAG GTGGTGATTCTCGAGAGGCGGAGCCAGGCTGGTAAAGTCCTGTACCGCTCTGTGAGTGGTGGCTGGAACGGCAGCGAAGAAGACAAGTCCCGCCTCCAAGAGCAGCTGGAGCTCCTTCAGAAGGACCCCACCTATCTGAGCTCAGACGCCACCCTGCCAGAGCTCAACAACGAGATGGCCCCC atttttattgttCAGTGGATGAACGCTGCCTATGATTACATCCTTCAAGTATATGATGACCTTCTCTACTCAAACTG GCGAGAGATGATGCCCATCCTGTCCTTGATCTTCTCAGCTCTCTTCATTCTTTTTGGCACCGTCATCATCCAGGCCTTCAG TGAGCCAGGTGAGAACAAACCCCGGAAACCAATGCCAAGGGAGCAACCACAAGCTGAGGACAATGCATCAAGTAGAGCAAGTACCTCAAG CCGCCCTCCTAAGAAGGACTTTGTGGAAGTGACAGAGCTGACAGACATCACGTACACTAGTAACTTGGTCAAGCTGAGGCCTGGCCAAATCAATGTTGTACTGGTGCTCACTAACGCCTCCAAGAATGCCTTGCTCCGGAAATTTGCCAAAgaggttttttctttctctgg GACTCAGACCCTCCACTTCTCATTCCTCAACGCGGACAAGCACTCCAACTGGATGCCgtcactccttctctctgcctctgacgCTGCAGAGAGCAAGGGCCGttcagatgaagatgaggagcCTACGGACTACGCCGGATACGTCCTGGCCCTCAACGGCTACAAGAAGTACTTTTGCCTCTTTAGGCCCGTCTTCACAGGGGAGGATCCCCACGACTCCTCATCTGAGACCTCATTCTCTtctgacagcaggagaaagtcccggtccaggtccaggtccagttCCCACTCTCGATCCCGCTCCCATTCTAGGGAGGACGGGGCCGTCCCCAAGAGAGGCTCCAGTAGGGCCACCAGCATAGAAGTCCACCATAAGCTTGACAGACTGGGACTATGGATGGAAAGGCTAATGGAGGGCACCCTGCCCAGATTACATGTCCCTGGATGGCCCTCTCTTGATGAAACTGCTTCCcacacagacagctga
- the cdab gene encoding cytidine deaminase b: protein MDKVKISKEMMPTKDQGSRHLSQETVNKLILQSQEAKKQAYSPYSKFRVGAAILTFDNRVFTGCNVENACYNLGLCAERNAISKAVSEGYRTFKAIAIASDLNDQFISPCGGCRQFMREFGSNWDVYLSKPDGSCLKMTVDELLPASFGPEDLSMKKVFDIPNEY from the exons ATGGACAAAGTGAAGATCAGCAAGGAAATGATGCCCACGAAGGATCAGGGCTCCAGGCACCTGTCCCAAGAAACAGTCAATAAGCTGATCCTTCAGTCTCAGGAGGCAAAGAAGCAAGCCTACAGTCCTTACAGCAAATTCAGAGTGGGTGCTGCTATCCTCACCTTTGACAACAGAGTGTTTACAG GCTGCAATGTGGAGAACGCGTGCTACAACCTGGGTCTGTGTGCTGAAAGGAACGCTATCTCAAAGGCAGTGTCGGAAGGCTACAGAACTTTCAAGGCTATTGCAATTGCCAG TGACCTGAATGACCAGTTCATCTCCCCATGTGGTGGCTGCAGGCAGTTCATGAGAGAG TTTGGATCAAATTGGGATGTGTACCTGTCAAAGCCTGACGGCTCGTGCCTGAAGATGACTGTGGACGAGCTGCTGCCAGCCTCCTTCGGCCCTGAGGACCTGTCCATGAAGAAAGTATTTGACATTCCTAATGAGTACTGA
- the LOC121179387 gene encoding anionic trypsin-1-like, producing the protein MNLAPSCHFSLLLLLVINLTGVYGNRIIGGAEVYPYSIKYQASLLFMNYHFCGGTLIHPQWVVSAAHCWRPSHLIQVVLSEHSITSVEGFEQIFNVSLVIRHYQYQHWTFDNDIMLLKLDRPAVINARVEPATLPDPDSPPLADLTRCTVSGWGVTWLNSYSLSPVLRSVDVDIFANCWYYYYFRITDNMICAGSIFGGKDSCQGDSGGPLVCNGKFEGVVSWGIGCAYAYYPGVYTKVRNYLGWINWVTQNS; encoded by the exons ATGAACCTGGCTCCTTCCTGTCACTTCTCACTGCTCCTTCTGCTTGTTATAAACCTAACAG GTGTGTATGGGAACAGAATCATCGGGGGTGCAGAGGTCTACCCCTACTCCATCAAGTATCAAGCCTCCCTCCTGTTCATGAACTACCACTTTTGTGGAGGGACCCTCATCCACCCACAGTGGGTGGTGTCTGCTGCCCACTGCTGGAGGCC GAGCCACCTGATCCAAGTGGTCCTGAGTGAGCACAGCATCACCAGCGTGGAGGGCTTTGAGCAGATTTTCAATGTCTCCTTAGTCATCAGGCACTACCAGTACCAACACTGGACGTTTGACAACGACATCATGCTGCTTAAG TTGGACCGGCCAGCTGTCATCAATGCCAGGGTTGAGCCGGCCACTCTGCCAGATCCGGATTCACCCCCGTTGGCTGACCTTACCCGGTGCACAGTGAGTGGCTGGGGTGTGACCTGGCTCAACAGCTACAGCCTGTCACCTGTACTGAGGTCTGTGGATGTGGATATCTTTGCTAACTGCtggtactactactacttcagGATCACAGACAATATGATCTGTGCTGGCTCAATCTTTGGTGGGAAAGATTCCTGTCAG GGTGACTCAGGAGGACCTCTTGTCTGTAATGGTAAATTTGAGGGTGTTGTATCTTGGGGCATTGGCTGCGCCTATGCTTACTACCCTGGCGTCTACACCAAGGTCAGAAACTACCTCGGATGGATCAACTGGGTCACCCAGAACAGCTGA